A window of the Amycolatopsis solani genome harbors these coding sequences:
- a CDS encoding ferredoxin — MVTMSWDVRIDEHTCIGSGMCAALMPEVFVLDGAVAHTVTSSVDGDETVLDAADSCPAMAITVLDGGREIGPRP; from the coding sequence ATGGTGACGATGAGCTGGGACGTACGGATCGACGAACACACCTGCATCGGGTCGGGGATGTGCGCGGCCCTGATGCCGGAGGTGTTCGTGCTCGACGGCGCCGTCGCGCACACGGTGACGTCGTCGGTCGACGGCGACGAAACGGTGCTCGACGCGGCGGACTCGTGCCCGGCGATGGCGATCACGGTGCTCGACGGCGGGCGCGAGATCGGCCCGCGGCCCTAG
- a CDS encoding cytochrome P450, with the protein MTVTHTEPVSYPFNEEAGLDLNEAYAAAREAEGMVRVKMTYGEPAWLATRYADARLVLGDRRFSRAMEKEKDAPRRSPVQRDGGILQMDPPDHTRLRTLVAKAFTMRRVELLRPRVASLAAELIADMKATGAPADLVDAYALPNPVAVICELLGVPVGDRPKFRVWSDAALSTSGLTPEEFERNREELRDYMRGLIAEHRAAPQDDLMTALIEARDVRDRLTELELVDLCVGILVAGHETTASQIPNFVYALQDQHEHWDRLVADPDLIPAAVEELLRFVPLGAGAGFARYATEDVEVGGVLVRAGEPVLVAVGAANRDGLQFDDAEKLRFDRGDNHHLGFGHGVHHCLGAPLARLELQEALRALVTELPGLHLAGDIVWKTQMLVRGPRSMPIGW; encoded by the coding sequence ATGACAGTCACCCACACCGAGCCGGTCTCGTACCCCTTCAACGAGGAGGCGGGTCTCGACCTCAACGAGGCTTACGCGGCCGCTCGGGAAGCCGAGGGCATGGTCCGGGTGAAGATGACCTACGGGGAGCCGGCCTGGCTGGCCACCCGGTACGCCGACGCCCGGCTCGTGCTGGGCGACCGCCGGTTTTCGCGGGCGATGGAGAAGGAGAAGGACGCGCCGCGGCGCTCGCCCGTGCAGCGGGACGGCGGCATCCTGCAGATGGACCCGCCGGACCACACGCGGCTGCGGACGCTCGTCGCGAAGGCGTTCACCATGCGCCGCGTCGAGCTGCTCCGGCCGCGGGTCGCGTCGCTGGCGGCCGAGCTGATCGCGGACATGAAGGCCACCGGGGCGCCTGCCGATCTCGTCGACGCCTACGCGTTGCCCAACCCGGTCGCGGTGATCTGCGAGCTGCTCGGCGTCCCGGTCGGCGACCGGCCGAAGTTCCGCGTGTGGAGCGATGCCGCGCTGTCGACCAGCGGGCTCACGCCGGAGGAGTTCGAGCGCAACCGCGAGGAGCTGCGTGACTACATGCGCGGCCTGATCGCCGAGCACCGCGCGGCGCCGCAGGACGACCTGATGACCGCGCTGATCGAGGCCCGCGACGTTCGCGACCGGCTGACCGAGCTGGAACTCGTCGACCTCTGCGTCGGCATCCTCGTCGCCGGGCACGAGACGACCGCGAGCCAGATCCCCAACTTCGTCTACGCGCTGCAGGACCAGCACGAGCACTGGGACCGGCTGGTCGCCGACCCCGACCTGATCCCGGCCGCCGTCGAGGAGCTGCTGCGGTTCGTCCCGCTCGGCGCGGGCGCCGGGTTCGCCCGCTACGCCACCGAAGACGTCGAGGTCGGCGGGGTGCTCGTGCGCGCGGGGGAGCCGGTGCTGGTCGCGGTCGGCGCGGCCAACCGCGACGGCCTGCAGTTCGACGACGCCGAGAAGCTGCGCTTCGACCGCGGGGACAACCACCACCTCGGCTTCGGCCACGGCGTCCACCACTGCCTCGGCGCGCCCCTGGCGCGGCTGGAGCTGCAGGAGGCGCTGCGCGCGTTGGTCACCGAGCTGCCGGGCCTGCACCTGGCCGGCGATATCGTGTGGAAGACGCAGATGCTCGTCCGCGGACCGCGGTCGATGCCGATCGGATGGTGA
- a CDS encoding RidA family protein has product MTIERQNPPGLHTPPGYHHVTVTSATRTVHLAGQCPLTADGAVVDGDVLAQTDQVVANTAAALEFAGAGPADVVRTVIYVVTDDRATLSAVWARLAASALGPAFSSASTLLGVAQLGYPGQLVELDVTAALD; this is encoded by the coding sequence GTGACCATTGAACGGCAGAACCCGCCCGGCCTGCACACGCCGCCGGGCTACCACCACGTGACGGTGACCTCGGCGACCCGCACGGTCCACCTGGCCGGCCAGTGCCCGCTCACCGCGGACGGCGCGGTGGTCGACGGGGACGTGCTCGCCCAGACCGACCAGGTGGTCGCCAACACGGCGGCCGCGCTGGAGTTCGCCGGCGCCGGACCGGCCGACGTCGTGCGCACGGTGATCTACGTGGTGACCGACGACCGCGCGACCCTGTCGGCCGTGTGGGCCCGGCTGGCCGCGTCGGCGCTCGGCCCGGCGTTCAGCTCGGCGAGCACCCTGCTGGGTGTCGCCCAGCTGGGGTACCCAGGCCAGCTGGTGGAGCTGGACGTGACGGCCGCGCTGGACTGA
- the mtnA gene encoding S-methyl-5-thioribose-1-phosphate isomerase, with protein sequence MRRSIDWTDGAVVIIDQTALPGDYRLLELRTVGELVDAVKRLAVRGAPALGAAGALGVALAARLGGDVEAAAELIAHARPTAVNLAWGVRRALAKLDQGAEAVLAEALALLDEDEELNKTASAHAAEIVLAECPRRPLRLLSHCNAGHLATVGWGSALGVVWHLHERGLVEEVLVDETRPLLQGARLTAWELARAGVPHRVQPDSAAAAAMARGMVDCVLVGADRIAANGDVANKIGTYGLALAARHHGVPFVVVAPSSTVDEQLADGTGITIEERDPRELTEHAGISVTPPGTEVFNPAFDVTPFGLITAVVTERGRLAPRAAGRSRARRRAP encoded by the coding sequence GTGCGCAGGAGCATCGACTGGACGGACGGCGCCGTCGTCATCATCGACCAGACCGCGCTGCCCGGCGACTACCGGCTGCTCGAATTGCGGACAGTCGGTGAGCTCGTCGACGCCGTGAAACGGCTCGCCGTCCGCGGGGCGCCGGCGCTCGGGGCCGCCGGGGCGCTGGGGGTCGCGCTGGCCGCCCGGCTGGGCGGCGACGTCGAGGCGGCGGCCGAGCTGATCGCGCACGCGCGCCCGACCGCCGTCAACCTCGCCTGGGGCGTCCGGCGGGCGCTCGCCAAGCTCGATCAGGGCGCCGAAGCCGTCCTCGCCGAGGCGCTGGCGTTGCTCGACGAGGACGAAGAACTCAACAAGACCGCGTCCGCGCACGCCGCCGAGATCGTGCTCGCCGAGTGCCCGCGGCGGCCGTTGCGGCTGCTGAGCCACTGCAACGCCGGCCACCTCGCGACGGTCGGCTGGGGCAGCGCGCTCGGCGTCGTCTGGCACCTGCACGAACGCGGGCTCGTCGAAGAAGTGCTCGTCGACGAGACGCGCCCGCTGCTCCAAGGCGCCCGGCTGACGGCGTGGGAGCTGGCGCGGGCCGGCGTCCCCCACCGCGTCCAGCCCGACAGCGCCGCCGCGGCCGCCATGGCGCGCGGGATGGTCGACTGCGTGCTCGTCGGCGCCGACCGGATCGCCGCGAACGGCGACGTCGCCAACAAGATCGGCACCTACGGCCTGGCGCTCGCCGCGCGGCACCACGGCGTCCCGTTCGTCGTGGTCGCGCCTTCGTCCACTGTGGACGAGCAGCTCGCGGACGGCACGGGCATCACCATCGAGGAACGCGACCCCCGCGAGCTCACCGAGCACGCCGGCATCTCGGTCACGCCGCCGGGCACCGAGGTGTTCAACCCCGCGTTCGACGTCACCCCGTTCGGCCTGATCACGGCGGTGGTGACCGAACGGGGGCGCCTGGCACCTAGGGCCGCGGGCCGATCTCGCGCCCGCCGTCGAGCACCGTGA
- a CDS encoding DinB family protein: protein MAGDEKSTLLGFLRAQRESVLAILDGLGEEELTRPVLPSGWTPLGMVEHLGCAERHWFQEIVTGAADPLPWPDDDPPLTTPRRPEAVFAFYREQCRRSDEVFAATPLSAPPRARHPGPLGAEITDLRGVVLHVIEETARHAGHLDVVRELLDGRTGLGPR from the coding sequence GTGGCCGGCGACGAGAAGAGCACACTGCTGGGTTTCCTTCGGGCGCAGCGCGAAAGCGTCCTGGCGATCCTCGACGGGTTGGGAGAGGAGGAGTTGACGAGGCCGGTCCTGCCGTCCGGCTGGACGCCGCTCGGCATGGTGGAGCACCTCGGGTGCGCCGAACGGCACTGGTTCCAGGAGATCGTCACCGGCGCGGCGGATCCGCTGCCCTGGCCGGACGACGACCCGCCGCTGACCACGCCACGGCGTCCGGAGGCGGTGTTCGCGTTCTACCGCGAGCAGTGCCGCCGATCCGACGAGGTGTTCGCGGCGACACCGTTGTCCGCGCCGCCGCGTGCGCGGCACCCCGGCCCGCTGGGCGCGGAGATCACCGACCTGCGCGGGGTGGTGCTGCACGTCATCGAGGAGACGGCCCGCCACGCCGGCCACCTCGACGTGGTGCGCGAGCTGCT
- a CDS encoding PIG-L family deacetylase, with product MATLVTFHAHPDDECLRTAGVMRKAVEDGHRVVLVVATKGEVGEVPEGFLAEGEKLEDRRVQEAHAAAAILGVERVEFLGYRDSGMMGEPTNDDPACFWRADVEKAAEQLAAILREESADVLTVYDDNGDYGHPDHIQVHRVGVRAAELAGTSRVFQATFNREFMQRGFEAAIEQGLMPPEAAPTPPEDVEFGKPEAEITAAVDVAKYSSIKRAAMRAHPSQISEEMFMLAMPDDAFAFAFGTEWFIRSGQGPGITETDLMAGL from the coding sequence ATGGCAACACTGGTCACCTTCCACGCCCACCCGGACGACGAGTGCCTCCGCACCGCGGGCGTCATGCGCAAAGCCGTCGAAGACGGGCACCGGGTCGTGCTCGTCGTCGCCACCAAGGGCGAGGTCGGCGAGGTACCCGAAGGCTTCCTGGCCGAGGGTGAAAAACTCGAGGACCGGCGGGTCCAGGAGGCGCACGCGGCCGCGGCGATCCTCGGCGTCGAGCGCGTCGAGTTCCTGGGCTACCGCGACTCCGGGATGATGGGCGAGCCGACGAACGACGACCCGGCGTGCTTCTGGCGCGCCGACGTCGAGAAGGCGGCCGAGCAGCTCGCGGCGATCCTGCGCGAGGAGTCGGCCGACGTCCTGACGGTCTACGACGACAACGGCGACTACGGGCACCCGGACCACATCCAGGTCCACCGCGTCGGCGTCCGCGCGGCCGAGCTGGCCGGCACGAGCCGCGTCTTCCAGGCGACGTTCAACCGCGAATTCATGCAGCGCGGCTTCGAGGCGGCGATCGAACAGGGCCTCATGCCCCCGGAAGCGGCGCCGACACCACCGGAGGACGTCGAGTTCGGCAAGCCGGAAGCGGAGATCACCGCGGCCGTCGACGTGGCGAAGTACTCCTCGATCAAACGCGCGGCGATGCGGGCGCACCCCAGCCAGATCAGCGAGGAGATGTTCATGCTGGCGATGCCGGACGACGCGTTCGCGTTCGCCTTCGGCACGGAGTGGTTCATCCGGTCGGGGCAGGGGCCGGGGATCACGGAAACGGACCTGATGGCCGGACTCTGA